In one Nostoc sp. KVJ3 genomic region, the following are encoded:
- a CDS encoding bifunctional pantoate--beta-alanine ligase/(d)CMP kinase has product MRLLTTVAALRCYLTKCSSENKLIAVTGDLRLDEMTSWDQTAVGLVPTMGNLHQGHLNLIQRARQENSTVIVSIFVNPLQFAPNEDYQRYPRTLEQDQQLCEQAGVDAIFAPTPEEMGVSQKSIEESKVTQVIPPSAMITGLCGRSRLGHFQGVATIVTKLFNLVQPDRAYFGQKDGQQLAIIKRLVADLNLPVEIVGCPTVRETSGLAFSSRNQYLTATAKEQAAVLYRGLRQAEAAFIAGDRNSNKLIAVVQKEVAIVSTILVEYIELVDPTTLMSLEKVEEEGMLAIAARLGSTRLIDNIILRDRQPIIAIDGPAGAGKSTVARQVAANLGLVYLDTGAMYRAVTWLVLQKGIAVDDECAIAELTNQCKIELTPNQDLQSSVRVWIDGTDVTQAIRTIEVTSLVSAIAAQSAVRQALVKQQQTWGKKGGLVAEGRDIGTHVFPDAEVKIFLTASVSERARRRYQDFSTQGQSQVSLEQLERDIAERDWKDSTRKVSPLQKAADAIEVQTDGLEVSQVTAQIVNYYQQLGS; this is encoded by the coding sequence GTGCGCCTGCTGACAACAGTCGCAGCTTTACGCTGCTATTTAACTAAATGCTCCTCAGAAAACAAGCTGATTGCGGTTACTGGGGATTTGAGATTAGATGAGATGACTAGCTGGGATCAGACGGCAGTCGGTCTGGTGCCAACGATGGGGAATTTGCATCAAGGTCATTTAAACTTGATCCAAAGGGCGCGGCAAGAAAATTCCACGGTGATTGTTAGTATTTTTGTCAATCCCCTGCAATTTGCTCCCAATGAGGATTATCAACGTTACCCCCGCACTTTGGAGCAAGACCAACAACTTTGCGAACAAGCTGGGGTAGATGCAATTTTTGCGCCGACTCCTGAAGAGATGGGAGTTTCCCAGAAGAGTATAGAAGAATCAAAGGTTACACAAGTTATCCCCCCATCTGCTATGATAACAGGCTTGTGTGGTCGTTCTCGGCTGGGTCATTTTCAGGGTGTGGCCACGATTGTGACTAAGCTTTTCAACTTAGTACAGCCTGACCGAGCCTATTTTGGCCAAAAGGATGGTCAGCAACTGGCAATTATTAAACGCTTAGTAGCTGACTTAAATTTGCCAGTAGAAATTGTTGGTTGTCCAACAGTACGGGAAACGTCGGGTCTTGCCTTCAGTTCTCGTAATCAATATTTGACTGCAACGGCAAAAGAGCAAGCGGCGGTATTATATCGCGGCTTGCGACAAGCTGAGGCAGCATTCATTGCAGGCGATCGCAATAGCAACAAGTTGATAGCAGTAGTCCAGAAAGAAGTGGCAATAGTCAGCACGATTTTAGTGGAATATATTGAATTAGTTGATCCGACTACGTTGATGTCTTTAGAAAAAGTTGAGGAAGAAGGAATGTTGGCGATCGCAGCTCGTCTTGGTTCTACACGTTTGATTGACAATATCATATTACGCGATCGTCAACCCATCATCGCCATTGATGGCCCAGCCGGTGCTGGAAAATCCACAGTGGCGCGGCAAGTGGCAGCAAATCTGGGTTTAGTGTATTTAGATACAGGAGCAATGTACCGCGCTGTCACTTGGTTGGTACTGCAAAAGGGGATTGCTGTTGATGATGAGTGTGCGATCGCCGAATTAACTAACCAGTGTAAAATTGAACTTACTCCTAACCAGGATTTACAATCATCCGTGCGGGTTTGGATTGATGGTACTGATGTTACCCAGGCAATTCGCACAATTGAGGTAACATCTCTTGTATCTGCGATCGCAGCCCAAAGCGCTGTCCGGCAAGCACTGGTTAAACAACAGCAAACCTGGGGTAAAAAAGGTGGTTTAGTCGCTGAAGGACGGGATATTGGGACTCACGTATTTCCCGATGCTGAAGTGAAAATCTTCTTAACCGCTTCTGTGAGTGAACGCGCCCGTCGCCGCTACCAAGACTTTAGTACACAAGGTCAATCCCAAGTGAGTTTAGAGCAACTGGAACGCGATATTGCCGAACGTGACTGGAAAGATAGTACACGCAAAGTTTCCCCTTTACAAAAAGCTGCGGATGCGATTGAAGTTCAAACTGATGGTTTGGAAGTGTCTCAAGTCACTGCACAAATTGTTAACTATTACCAGCAGCTTGGATCATAA